The following proteins come from a genomic window of Nicotiana tomentosiformis chromosome 12, ASM39032v3, whole genome shotgun sequence:
- the LOC104087211 gene encoding beta-amylase 8 — MNNLNPHHSIPNSQHPDPQFPNPNEDPNPNPPPQPQPRRPRGFAATNAAAGATNKSRKEREKEKERTKLRERHRRAITSRMLAGLRQYGNFPLPVRADMNDVLAALARQAGWTVEPDGTTYRQSPPPPNNNNAASCLGPYEVMSVESPVSGSSLRNCSTRASMDCQPSVPRINESLSPASFDSIVVTESDTKADKFTSTSTMNSTECLEAGQLMQELHSGEHGIGLSGTQYVPVFVMLSSGLINNFCQLMDPDSVKQELQQLKSLKIDGVVVNCWWGIVESWVPQKYEWSGYRELFNIIQDFKLKLQVVMAFHENGGSDTSGMFISLPQWVLEIGKDNQDIFFTDRQGRRNTECLSWGIDKERVLRGRTAIEVYFDMMRSFRTEFDDLFADGLISAVEIGLGASGELKYPSFSERMGWRYPGIGEFQCYDKYSLQNLRKAATSRGHSFWAKGPDNAGYYNSKPHETGFFCERGDYDSYYGRFFLHWYRQVLIDHADNVLSLATLAFEGVQIVVKIPAIYWWYRTSSHAAEVTAGYYNPTNQDGYSPVFEVLKKHSVTVKFICSGFQVPETDDPLADPDGLSWQILNSAWDKALPVAGQNAFPCYDREGLMKLVETAKPRNDPDHHLFTFLAFQQPLPLVQSAICISELDYFIKSMHGEIINNVES, encoded by the exons ATGAACAATCTCAATCCCCACCACTCCATTCCTAATTCCCAACATCCGGATCCCCAATTCCCCAACCCGAATGAAGATCCAAACCCGAATCCCCCTCCTCAACCCCAACCTCGCCGTCCTCGGGGCTTCGCCGCCACAAACGCCGCCGCCGGAGCTACAAACAAGAGcagaaaagagagagaaaaggAGAAAGAGCGAACGAAGCTACGCGAACGTCACCGTCGAGCAATTACGAGCCGAATGCTCGCCGGACTCCGTCAGTACGGGAATTTCCCACTTCCGGTTCGTGCTGATATGAATGATGTACTCGCTGCACTTGCTCGTCAAGCCGGTTGGACCGTTGAACCTGATGGTACCACTTATAGACAATCTCCTCCTCCTCCTAATAATAATAATGCTGCTTCCTGTTTG GGGCCTTATGAGGTGATGTCTGTTGAGAGTCCGGTTTCTGGTAGTTCTTTGAGAAATTGTTCAACAAGAGCATCCATGGACTGTCAGCCATCAGTGCCAAGGATCAATGAGAGTTTATCGCCAGCATCTTTTGATTCTATTGTAGTCACAGAAAGTGACACGAAGGCTGATAAATTTACAAGTACCAGTACAATGAATTCTACAGAATGCTTAGAGGCAGGCCAG CTCATGCAAGAACTTCACTCTGGGGAGCATGGAATTGGTTTATCAGGAACTCAATACGTCCCTGTTTTTGTTATGCTCTCT AGTGGTCTAATCAACAATTTCTGCCAGTTGATGGATCCTGATAGTGTTAAACAGGAGCTGCAGCAGCTTAAGTCTTTAAAAATCGATGGAGTTGTGGTAAATTGCTGGTGGGGCATCGTTGAAAGCTGGGTACCTCAGAAATACGAGTGGTCTGGCTACAGGGAATTGTTCAACATAATCCAAGATTTCAAATTGAAATTGCAG GTTGTTATGGCATTTCATGAAAATGGAGGAAGTGATACCAGTGGCATGTTCATATCCCTTCCTCAGTGGGTTCTGGAGATAGGAAAAGACAATCAGGATATATTCTTTACTGATCGTCAAGGCAGAAGGAACACTGAATGCCTATCCTGGGGCATTGACAAAGAACGAGTATTAAGAGGTAGAACTGCCATCGAG GTTTACTTTGACATGATGAGAAGCTTCCGAACTGAATTTGATGACTTGTTCGCTGATGGTCTAATTTCTGCCGTTGAAATTGGACTTGGAGCGTCTGGGGAGCTAAAGTACCCTTCTTTTTCTGAAAGGATGGGGTGGAGGTATCCTGGTATTGGTGAGTTTCAG TGCTACGATAAATATTCTCTGCAGAATCTGCGAAAAGCTGCAACATCAAGGGGACACTCTTTCTGGGCGAAGGGACCTGATAACGCTGGTTATTACAATTCCAAGCCACATGAAACTGGATTCTTCTGTGAACGAGGTGATTATGATAGCTACTATGGGCGATTTTTCCTCCATTGGTATAGGCAGGTCTTAATAGATCATGCTGATAATGTTCTCTCCCTGGCAACTCTTGCTTTTGAGGGAGTGCAGATTGTTGTGAAG ATTCCAGCAATTTATTGGTGGTACAGAACGAGCAGCCATGCGGCAGAGGTCACAGCTGGATATTACAACCCCACGAACCAGGACGGCTATTCTCCAGTGTTTGAAGTTCTCAAAAAGCACTCCGTGACAGTAAAGTTTATCTGCTCAGGATTTCAGGTTCCAGAAACTGATGATCCGTTGGCAGATCCAGATGGTTTGAGTTGGCAG ATACTGAATTCAGCATGGGATAAGGCGCTTCCTGTTGCTGGTCAGAACGCATTTCCATGCTATGATAGAGAAGGATTAATGAAGCTGGTTGAGACTGCAAAGCCTAGAAATGATCCTGATCATCACCTTTTCACCTTTTTGGCATTTCAACAACCATTGCCTTTGGTTCAGAGTGCAATATGCATCTCAGAACTGGACTACTTTATCAAATCCATGCATG GAGAAATCATCAACAATGTGGAATCTTAA